Proteins encoded together in one Chitinophaga lutea window:
- a CDS encoding DUF5007 domain-containing protein has product MQPVIQYIKTPRRTKRMACAAGLLAVALAGCYKDTLPVETDYLSKDMNFKKDVFVSNLGRTNMFINVFNADYSTQPLEFTLMSPRVEGKVPAPVLQELVDTRQWKDYYTGTEKSIAEIEAKRITVRRPIVDMNSQNGQLVVWPVDSNKVRYGKYYFDVKVKNGAGERLFTGLTIDLRRPRPYDPYEFDDITGLRKPDNSGGIIRPTTLTGHVDAQQREIKAENVQVYFVKTGNAANTITFKFVDKDSIGIPLTVFNYQRWDSLFYYSKMADRNVKFGFNGRIPKDSMSVTYDITNPFPILSEVFPGDEEAEYNFRFTRVSFGSRRIGTIGLKLSIHEPGEWTVIFRYRINPKFSDD; this is encoded by the coding sequence ATGCAACCAGTTATCCAATATATAAAAACACCCCGGCGCACGAAGCGGATGGCCTGCGCGGCAGGCTTGCTGGCGGTTGCGCTGGCCGGCTGTTATAAAGACACCCTGCCGGTGGAAACCGACTACCTGAGCAAAGACATGAACTTCAAGAAAGATGTTTTTGTGTCCAACCTGGGTCGCACGAATATGTTTATCAATGTCTTCAACGCCGACTACTCCACGCAACCGCTGGAGTTCACGCTGATGTCTCCCCGGGTGGAAGGAAAAGTACCTGCCCCTGTATTGCAGGAATTGGTGGATACCCGGCAGTGGAAAGACTATTACACCGGTACGGAAAAATCCATCGCCGAAATCGAAGCGAAGCGCATCACGGTGCGCCGGCCCATCGTGGACATGAACAGCCAGAACGGCCAGCTGGTGGTTTGGCCGGTGGATTCGAACAAAGTGCGGTACGGCAAATATTATTTCGACGTGAAAGTGAAGAACGGCGCCGGAGAACGCCTGTTTACCGGTCTGACGATCGATCTCCGCCGGCCCAGGCCCTACGACCCTTACGAGTTCGACGACATCACCGGTTTGCGGAAACCGGATAATTCCGGCGGCATCATCCGCCCCACCACCCTTACCGGCCATGTGGACGCGCAGCAACGCGAAATCAAAGCGGAAAACGTGCAGGTATACTTCGTGAAAACGGGGAACGCAGCCAACACGATCACCTTCAAATTCGTGGACAAAGACAGCATCGGCATCCCCCTCACGGTCTTTAACTACCAGCGCTGGGACAGCCTGTTCTATTACAGCAAAATGGCCGACCGCAACGTGAAATTCGGCTTTAACGGCCGCATCCCGAAAGACAGCATGTCGGTGACCTACGATATCACCAACCCGTTTCCCATTCTCTCTGAGGTATTTCCCGGCGACGAGGAAGCGGAATATAATTTCCGCTTTACCAGGGTGTCTTTCGGTTCCCGCAGGATAGGGACGATCGGCCTGAAACTCAGTATTCATGAGCCCGGGGAATGGACGGTGATATTCCGTTACCGGATCAATCCCAAATTCAGTGACGATTAA
- a CDS encoding carbohydrate-binding protein has translation MTKRLFSTRHILAALICSAAAAGCQKDNPYRDMAPVQEVNMSSYDFIRQANKSGLYDTLLHLLDKTGVAEKLKSGRYTFFAPQDFSINSAMENLNFTRKKRGELPNWTVDSVSTGVWDTLLHRYLVEGIYNLDSLRFGDGVTLMTPYGYEMSGKAVGTAAAGIQNGSSMIIEFSDKNNSRLTKFWVSTTTESTNLKTTNGMVHMLTPKHVFGFTSFLPQAYPAQMMPFFGNPFLVPGAGSIDIAYFDKGGEGVAYHDFEPANRGNGKYRFEEGVDMDNCTEGPYNVGFTFPGEWLNYTVKVEHSGLYRSYGRVATPNSNCIFHLEVDGKNVTGLLNIPKGTGYQDWVTIQGADVFLTEGEHVATFFVDAAGFNMARLGFVPKFRKPFNALPLNIPGVVPIAEFDWGGEGIGYKDVDAQNRGNAKQMMRAFEGPDVEQAPSPEKGFNLGYTAAGEWTLYTVNVQKTGKYDIVFRVSSPNTTGKVHAEIDGANVTGVLTVPRTGAYGTYTDLIKKDVTLTAGTHDLKVFMDAAGFNIAKLTFVAK, from the coding sequence ATGACGAAAAGACTATTTTCCACCAGGCATATATTGGCAGCGCTCATCTGTAGTGCGGCTGCCGCCGGTTGTCAGAAAGACAATCCCTACCGGGATATGGCCCCGGTGCAGGAAGTGAATATGAGCTCCTACGATTTTATCAGGCAAGCCAATAAAAGCGGATTGTACGATACGCTGTTGCACCTGCTCGATAAAACCGGTGTTGCTGAAAAACTCAAGAGCGGCCGGTATACCTTTTTTGCGCCGCAGGATTTCAGCATCAACTCCGCCATGGAGAATCTCAACTTTACGCGCAAGAAGCGCGGCGAGCTGCCCAACTGGACGGTAGACAGTGTGAGCACCGGCGTATGGGATACGCTGCTGCACCGCTACCTCGTGGAAGGGATTTACAACCTCGATTCGCTGCGGTTCGGAGACGGGGTGACGCTGATGACGCCCTATGGCTATGAAATGAGCGGAAAGGCGGTGGGCACGGCGGCGGCCGGTATCCAAAACGGCAGCTCCATGATCATCGAGTTCAGCGACAAGAATAATTCGCGCCTCACCAAATTCTGGGTGTCCACCACCACGGAATCCACCAACCTGAAAACCACCAACGGCATGGTGCACATGCTCACGCCCAAACATGTTTTCGGATTTACCTCTTTCCTCCCGCAGGCATATCCGGCGCAGATGATGCCGTTCTTCGGCAATCCCTTTCTGGTGCCGGGAGCAGGTAGCATCGACATCGCCTATTTCGACAAAGGGGGCGAAGGTGTGGCCTACCACGATTTTGAGCCGGCCAACCGCGGCAACGGCAAATACCGCTTCGAAGAAGGCGTGGACATGGACAACTGTACGGAAGGGCCCTATAACGTTGGGTTTACTTTCCCCGGCGAATGGCTGAATTATACCGTGAAGGTGGAGCATAGCGGCCTGTACCGCTCTTACGGACGCGTAGCTACGCCCAACTCCAACTGCATTTTTCACCTCGAAGTAGACGGCAAAAACGTGACCGGCTTGCTGAACATACCGAAAGGTACCGGCTACCAGGATTGGGTGACCATACAGGGCGCGGACGTTTTCCTGACCGAAGGAGAGCATGTAGCCACCTTCTTTGTGGACGCGGCGGGCTTTAATATGGCGCGCCTGGGTTTTGTGCCCAAGTTCCGGAAACCCTTCAACGCACTGCCGCTGAACATCCCCGGCGTGGTGCCCATTGCGGAATTCGACTGGGGCGGCGAAGGCATCGGCTACAAAGACGTGGACGCACAGAACAGGGGCAATGCCAAACAGATGATGCGCGCCTTCGAAGGCCCGGACGTGGAACAGGCGCCGTCTCCGGAAAAAGGGTTTAACCTGGGTTATACCGCTGCGGGAGAATGGACACTGTACACGGTGAACGTGCAGAAAACAGGCAAATACGACATCGTTTTCCGCGTCAGCTCACCGAATACGACCGGCAAGGTGCACGCCGAAATAGACGGCGCGAACGTGACGGGCGTGCTCACGGTGCCGAGAACCGGCGCCTATGGCACGTATACGGACCTCATCAAAAAAGACGTGACCCTCACCGCCGGCACGCACGATCTCAAAGTATTCATGGACGCGGCCGGTTTCAACATTGCCAAACTGACTTTCGTCGCTAAATAA